A region from the Musa acuminata AAA Group cultivar baxijiao chromosome BXJ1-10, Cavendish_Baxijiao_AAA, whole genome shotgun sequence genome encodes:
- the LOC135596035 gene encoding PLASMODESMATA CALLOSE-BINDING PROTEIN 5-like yields the protein MANASFFLLILLIWSPRGDGLREQAKDAVATGGELWCVAKNNAEDSALQSALDWACGPGGADCRPIQQGGACYQPEDIQSHASFAFNDYFLRNGLAASACDFSGTAALTSLNPSQGSCVFPSSSSSRNGSFSGSATSSLGPAAADMSGVSPLRLRTWSLASTVVSLALATAGGMVLW from the exons ATGGCAAATGCGtccttctttcttcttattctccTTATTTGGTCTCCACGGGGCGATGGTCTGAGGGAGCAGGCGAAGGACGCGGTGGCCACCGGTGGGGAGCTGTGGTGCGTGGCGAAGAACAACGCGGAGGACTCGGCGTTGCAGTCGGCGCTGGACTGGGCTTGCGGGCCCGGCGGGGCCGACTGCCGCCCCATCCAGCAGGGCGGCGCCTGCTACCAGCCCGAGGACATCCAGTCCCACGCCTCCTTCGCCTTCAACGACTACTTCCTCCGCAACGGCCTCGCCGCCTCCGCCTGCGATTTCTCCGGCACCGCCGCCCTCACCTCCCTCAACCCCA GTCAGGGTAGCTGCGTCTTTCCTTCAAG CTCATCATCAAGAAATGGGAGCTTCAGTGGATCGGCGACATCCAGCTTAGGTCCAGCAGCGGCCGACATGAGCGGAGTTTCTCCTCTGCGGCTGAGAACATGGAGTCTGGCGTCGACAGTAGTGAGCCTGGCTTTAGCTACTGCCGGTGGCATGGTCCTATGGTAG
- the LOC135586941 gene encoding uncharacterized protein LOC135586941 isoform X1 yields MLLAVRSVQPLLRSCPFSTALMPFVRPCHDHRVAFSSATVLSASGQPHPWTGLQSWREAPANEDRVWGPHGPSPPPTPPLEPDLTTMTAASLAECAVLVLSSSDPLAKSTLSHLAYTRWCRREILVGTASTPNRPARPDRPLLVPPKEVPSHKSSGLPLNAYMLHNLAHVELNAIDLAWDTVVRFSHLRDELGDEFFADFARVADDESRHFAWCSQRLNELGFRYGDMPAHNFLWRECEKSSEDVAARLAVIPLVQEARGLDAGPRLAQKLVGFGDHRTSHIVAKIAEEELAHVAVGLYWFLQVCKKMGRIPRAIFKDLLEEYGVELKGPFNYAARDEAGIPRDWYDGESEQEAKSELSEVHDRLACIVAMERENSESNS; encoded by the exons ATGCTGCTTGCAGTACGGAGCGTTCAACCGCTGCTCCGTTCTTGCCCCTTCTCCACAGCCCTAATGCCCTTCGTCCGCCCTTGCCACGATCACAGAGTCGCCTTCAGCAGCGCGACCGTCCTATCTGCCAGCGGCCAGCCGCACCCGTGGACCGGCCTCCAGTCTTGGCGCGAGGCCCCGGCCAACGAGGACCGCGTCTGGGGACCCCACGGCCCGTCGCCTCCCCCGACCCCTCCTCTCGAACCGGATCTCACCACCATGACCGCCGCCTCGCTCGCCGAGTGCGCCGTCTTGGTCCTCTCCTCCTCCGACCCCCTCGCAAAGTCCACCCTCTCCCACCTGGCCTACACACGGTGGTGCCGCCGCGAGATCCTCGTCGGCACAGCCTCGACCCCCAATCGTCCAGCCCGACCCGATAGGCCCCTCCTG GTACCACCGAAAGAGGTGCCCTCGCACAAAAGTTCGGGATTGCCTCTCAATGCTTATATGCTCCATAATTTGGCTCACGTGGAGCTGAACGCCATAGACCTGGCATGGGACACTGTGGTTCGCTTCTCACATTTGAGGGACGAGCTCGGTGACGAGTTCTTCGCGGACTTCGCTCGCGTGGCCGACGACGAGAGCCGACATTTTGCTTGGTGCTCTCAGAGGCTCAATGAGCTCGGCTTCAG ATATGGGGACATGCCTGCCCACAATTTTTTGTGGAGGGAGTGTGAGAAATCCTCCGAAGATGTTGCTGCTCGCTTGGCAGTAATTCCACTAGTTCAG GAAGCTAGAGGTCTAGATGCTGGACCAAGGCTTGCCCAGAAGTTGGTCGGTTTCGGAGATCACAGGACATCACACATAGTGGCTAAGATTGCCGAGGAAGAACTGGCACATGTTGCGGTTGGATTGTACTGGTTTCTCCAAGTTTGCAAAAAAATGGGCCGTATCCCTCGTGCTATTTTTAAGG ACTTGTTGGAGGAGTACGGTGTGGAGTTGAAAGGTCCATTCAATTATGCAGCTCGTGATGAAGCTGGCATTCCTCGTGATTG GTATGATGGTGAATCTGAACAGGAGGCAAAGAGTGAACTTTCAGAG GTGCATGATAGGCTGGCTTGCATCGTAGCTATGGAGAGAGAGAATTCAGAATCGAACAGCTAA
- the LOC135586941 gene encoding uncharacterized protein LOC135586941 isoform X2, translating into MLLAVRSVQPLLRSCPFSTALMPFVRPCHDHRVAFSSATVLSASGQPHPWTGLQSWREAPANEDRVWGPHGPSPPPTPPLEPDLTTMTAASLAECAVLVLSSSDPLAKSTLSHLAYTRWCRREILVGTASTPNRPARPDRPLLVPPKEVPSHKSSGLPLNAYMLHNLAHVELNAIDLAWDTVVRFSHLRDELGDEFFADFARVADDESRHFAWCSQRLNELGFRYGDMPAHNFLWRECEKSSEDVAARLAVIPLVQEARGLDAGPRLAQKLVGFGDHRTSHIVAKIAEEELAHVAVGLYWFLQVCKKMGRIPRAIFKDLLEEYGVELKGPFNYAARDEAGIPRDWYDGESEQEAKSELSE; encoded by the exons ATGCTGCTTGCAGTACGGAGCGTTCAACCGCTGCTCCGTTCTTGCCCCTTCTCCACAGCCCTAATGCCCTTCGTCCGCCCTTGCCACGATCACAGAGTCGCCTTCAGCAGCGCGACCGTCCTATCTGCCAGCGGCCAGCCGCACCCGTGGACCGGCCTCCAGTCTTGGCGCGAGGCCCCGGCCAACGAGGACCGCGTCTGGGGACCCCACGGCCCGTCGCCTCCCCCGACCCCTCCTCTCGAACCGGATCTCACCACCATGACCGCCGCCTCGCTCGCCGAGTGCGCCGTCTTGGTCCTCTCCTCCTCCGACCCCCTCGCAAAGTCCACCCTCTCCCACCTGGCCTACACACGGTGGTGCCGCCGCGAGATCCTCGTCGGCACAGCCTCGACCCCCAATCGTCCAGCCCGACCCGATAGGCCCCTCCTG GTACCACCGAAAGAGGTGCCCTCGCACAAAAGTTCGGGATTGCCTCTCAATGCTTATATGCTCCATAATTTGGCTCACGTGGAGCTGAACGCCATAGACCTGGCATGGGACACTGTGGTTCGCTTCTCACATTTGAGGGACGAGCTCGGTGACGAGTTCTTCGCGGACTTCGCTCGCGTGGCCGACGACGAGAGCCGACATTTTGCTTGGTGCTCTCAGAGGCTCAATGAGCTCGGCTTCAG ATATGGGGACATGCCTGCCCACAATTTTTTGTGGAGGGAGTGTGAGAAATCCTCCGAAGATGTTGCTGCTCGCTTGGCAGTAATTCCACTAGTTCAG GAAGCTAGAGGTCTAGATGCTGGACCAAGGCTTGCCCAGAAGTTGGTCGGTTTCGGAGATCACAGGACATCACACATAGTGGCTAAGATTGCCGAGGAAGAACTGGCACATGTTGCGGTTGGATTGTACTGGTTTCTCCAAGTTTGCAAAAAAATGGGCCGTATCCCTCGTGCTATTTTTAAGG ACTTGTTGGAGGAGTACGGTGTGGAGTTGAAAGGTCCATTCAATTATGCAGCTCGTGATGAAGCTGGCATTCCTCGTGATTG GTATGATGGTGAATCTGAACAGGAGGCAAAGAGTGAACTTTCAGAG TGA
- the LOC135596036 gene encoding GDSL esterase/lipase At1g28600-like: MKLSIVLLLFLISSFHLSLSQRYNALFNFGDSLSDTGNVVIAGLPYGMTYFGHHTGRCSDGRLVIDFIAEGIGLPHLLPNTAKNASFHQGANFAFIAAPALPFDFFHQRGLSKGLWVNASVHEQVDRFEKLLPSICGAPQECKDFLSKSLLVVGEFGGNDYNTGIFGGRSIIEVSTFAPHVTQAVAEGVERLIGLGAVDLIVPSVLPVGCFPLYLTLYNSSNPEDYGPKTGCARKFNALSWYHNTLLRRQIHRLRQKFPAVSIRYADYYAQGFDFAINPLKYGFKDGALRTCCGAPGMSKYNFNLHAKCDQNGSTVCPDPATHVSWDGIHMTEAAHNIIARGWLHGPYVDPPILRSSNS; this comes from the exons ATGAAGCTCTCGATCGTCCTTCTCTTGTTCCTCATCTCCTCCTTCCACCTCTCCTTATCCCAGCGCTACAATGCCTTGTTCAACTTCGGCGACTCGCTCTCCGACACCGGCAACGTCGTCATCGCCGGTCTCCCCTACGGCATGACCTACTTTGGCCACCACACGGGCCGCTGCTCCGACGGCCGCCTCGTCATCGACTTTATCG CCGAGGGGATCGGGCTGCCGCATCTGCTGCCCAACACCGCCAAGAACGCCAGCTTCCACCAGGGCGCCAACTTCGCCTTCATCGCGGCCCCGGCTCTACCGTTTGACTTCTTCCACCAGCGAGGCCTCAGCAAGGGCCTCTGGGTGAACGCCTCCGTCCACGAACAGGTGGATCGATTCGAGAAGCTGCTTCCTTCCATCTGCGGCGCGCCGCAAG AGTGCAAGGACTTCCTGAGCAAATCCCTTCTCGTCGTCGGCGAATTCGGCGGGAACGATTACAACACCGGGATCTTCGGCGGCCGGTCCATAATAGAAGTGAGCACCTTCGCGCCCCACGTCACCCAGGCCGTCGCCGAGGGCGTCGAA AGATTGATCGGCCTCGGTGCTGTGGATCTTATCGTGCCGTCGGTGCTGCCGGTCGGCTGCTTCCCGCTGTATCTGACGCTCTACAACTCCTCCAATCCGGAAGACTACGGCCCCAAGACCGGGTGCGCGAGGAAGTTCAACGCCCTGTCGTGGTACCACAACACTCTTCTCCGCCGGCAGATTCATAGGCTCCGGCAGAAATTCCCAGCCGTTTCCATCCGGTACGCCGACTACTACGCACAGGGCTTCGACTTCGCCATCAATCCTCTCAAATATG GATTCAAAGATGGAGCCTTGAGAACTTGTTGCGGGGCCCCCGGAATGAGCAAATACAACTTCAACCTGCACGCCAAGTGCGACCAGAATGGGTCGACCGTGTGCCCAGATCCCGCGACTCACGTGAGTTGGGACGGAATCCACATGACGGAAGCCGCCCACAACATCATCGCCCGAGGTTGGCTGCACGGCCCCTACGTCGACCCACCCATTCTGAGATCCAGCAACAGTTAA
- the LOC103968884 gene encoding protein INCREASED PETAL GROWTH ANISOTROPY 1 isoform X2, producing the protein MVAGKVKAAMGFQRSPATPKAETPRRSSSSPASHHKPSAASAGGHQPPPPPPPSSNGKASASFARSFGVYFPRASAQVQPRPPDVAELLRLVEELQEKESRLRTQLLEQKLLKETVAIVPFLEKEIAARGEELARAAEKIERLEAENRALRDEVETLSSKMRSGEEESRRREKRIRDLETELGELKKASTEQSNGESRRLCARTGEMDDCSSSQRFQNLIDVSARSNLSKSMRKAPRSTDIGPGQEVQKPESRDPRTEEGEGEAASRPARGGEKEDALKPRAPRVPKPPPTPSISCNSTSSSSSSSSTTSETTSGVPTGRGTSLASLPPIPPPAPAVGSPVTGCPRPPPPPPPPPPPSKGSRLVAASVRRVPEVVEFYHSLMRRDSKREPGGVAPDVTPASSAAAANARDMIGEIENRSAHLLAIKTDVETQGDFIRFLIKEVEHAAFTNVEDVVAFVKWLDDELSFLVDERAVLKHFEWPEHKADAMREAAFGYCDLKKLVSEASSFRDDPRQPCASALKKMQALLEKLEQGVFNLSRVREGATKRYRGFGIPWEWMLESGYVNQIKLASVKLAMKYMKRVSSELENIAGSPEEEELMLQGVRFAFRVHQFAGGFDVETMRAFQELKDKAHSLRLQSPHHHHHKLYCRHGNFGDCHANGFQ; encoded by the exons ATGGTCGCGGGCAAGGTGAAGGCCGCCATGGGATTCCAGCGCAGCCCCGCTACCCCCAAGGCGGAGACGCCCCGGCGGTCGTCTTCCTCCCCGGCTTCCCACCACAAGCCGTCGGCGGCGTCGGCCGGGGGACACCAGCCGCCCCCCCCGCCGCCACCCTCTTCGAACGGCAAGGCCTCCGCCTCCTTCGCCCGTTCCTTCGGCGTCTACTTCCCCCGCGCCTCCGCCCAGGTCCAGCCCCGACCGCCCGACGTTGCCGAGCTGCTCCGCCTCGTGGAGGAGCTCCAGGAGAAGGAGTCCCGCCTCCGCACCCAGCTCCTGGAGCAGAAGCTCCTCAAGGAGACCGTCGCCATCGTCCCTTTCCTCGAGAAGGAGATCGCCGCCAGGGGCGAGGAGCTTGCGCGCGCCGCCGAAAAGATCGAGCGCCTCGAGGCGGAGAACCGGGCGCTGCGGGACGAAGTCGAGACCTTGAGCTCCAAGATGCGGAGCGGCGAGGAGGAGAGCCGGCGCAGGGAGAAAAGGATCAGGGATCTGGAGACGGAGTTGGGGGAGCTGAAGAAAGCGTCCACGGAGCAGAGCAATGGCGAATCGCGGCGACTCTGCGCGCGGACGGGGGAGATGGACGACTGCTCGTCGTCGCAGAGGTTCCAAAACCTCATCGATGTGTCGGCGAGATCAAATCTTTCCAAGAGCATGAGAAAAGCCCCCAGATCCACGGACATTGGTCCGGGTCAAGAGGTCCAGAAGCCGGAGAGCAGAGATCCCAGAACGGAAGAAGGCGAAGGAGAAGCGGCGTCTCGACCAGCTCGGGGCGGCGAGAAAGAAGATGCATTGAAACCCCGAGCTCCTAGGGTTCCGAAACCCCCTCCGACGCCGTCCATCTCCTGTAACTCCacctcatcttcttcttcgtcgtcgtctACAACCTCCGAGACCACGTCCGGCGtccccacgggcagaggcactaGCTTGGCGAGCCTGCCGCCGATCCCGCCGCCTGCCCCTGCCGTCGGATCCCCGGTGACCGGTTGCCCCAGGCCccctccgccgcctccgcctcccccGCCGCCATCGAAGGGGTCGAGATTGGTGGCGGCGAGCGTGAGGCGGGTGCCGGAAGTGGTGGAGTTCTACCACTCCCTGATGCGGCGTGACTCCAAGAGGGAGCCCGGCGGCGTAGCGCCGGACGTGACCCCTGCGTCTTCTGCGGCGGCTGCCAACGCGCGCGACATGATTGGCGAGATCGAGAACCGCTCCGCTCACCTCCTGGCC ATAAAGACAGACGTGGAGACGCAGGGCGACTTCATTAGGTTCTTAATCAAGGAAGTGGAGCATGCGGCCTTCACCAACGTCGAAGACGTGGTCGCCTTCGTCAAATGGCTGGACGACGAGCTCTCCTTCCTG GTGGACGAGAGGGCGGTGCTGAAGCACTTCGAGTGGCCGGAGCACAAGGCGGACGCCATGCGCGAGGCGGCCTTCGGCTACTGCGACCTGAAGAAGCTGGTGTCCGAGGCGTCGTCGTTCCGCGACGACCCTCGCCAACCCTGCGCTTCGGCCCTCAAGAAGATGCAGGCGCTCTTAGAAAA ACTGGAGCAAGGGGTGTTCAACCTGTCACGCGTGCGCGAGGGCGCGACGAAGCGGTACAGGGGGTTTGGTATTCCTTGGGAATGGATGCTGGAGAGCGGATACGTTAATCAG ATCAAGTTGGCATCAGTGAAGTTGGCAATGAAGTACATGAAAAGAGTTTCCTCAGAACTGGAGAACATAGCAGGCAGCCCTGAAGAGGAGGAGCTCATGCTTCAGGGTGTCCGATTTGCCTTCAGAGTGCACCAG TTTGCAGGAGGTTTCGATGTAGAAACCATGCGAGCATTCCAGGAACTGAAGGACAAAGCTCACAGTCTCCGGTTACAGAGcccacaccaccaccaccacaagctCTATTGCAG ACATGGCAATTTCGGTGACTGCCACGCCAATGGTTTCCAGTAG
- the LOC103968884 gene encoding protein INCREASED PETAL GROWTH ANISOTROPY 1 isoform X1: MVAGKVKAAMGFQRSPATPKAETPRRSSSSPASHHKPSAASAGGHQPPPPPPPSSNGKASASFARSFGVYFPRASAQVQPRPPDVAELLRLVEELQEKESRLRTQLLEQKLLKETVAIVPFLEKEIAARGEELARAAEKIERLEAENRALRDEVETLSSKMRSGEEESRRREKRIRDLETELGELKKASTEQSNGESRRLCARTGEMDDCSSSQRFQNLIDVSARSNLSKSMRKAPRSTDIGPGQEVQKPESRDPRTEEGEGEAASRPARGGEKEDALKPRAPRVPKPPPTPSISCNSTSSSSSSSSTTSETTSGVPTGRGTSLASLPPIPPPAPAVGSPVTGCPRPPPPPPPPPPPSKGSRLVAASVRRVPEVVEFYHSLMRRDSKREPGGVAPDVTPASSAAAANARDMIGEIENRSAHLLAIKTDVETQGDFIRFLIKEVEHAAFTNVEDVVAFVKWLDDELSFLVDERAVLKHFEWPEHKADAMREAAFGYCDLKKLVSEASSFRDDPRQPCASALKKMQALLEKLEQGVFNLSRVREGATKRYRGFGIPWEWMLESGYVNQIKLASVKLAMKYMKRVSSELENIAGSPEEEELMLQGVRFAFRVHQFAGGFDVETMRAFQELKDKAHSLRLQSPHHHHHKLYCSCRHGNFGDCHANGFQ; the protein is encoded by the exons ATGGTCGCGGGCAAGGTGAAGGCCGCCATGGGATTCCAGCGCAGCCCCGCTACCCCCAAGGCGGAGACGCCCCGGCGGTCGTCTTCCTCCCCGGCTTCCCACCACAAGCCGTCGGCGGCGTCGGCCGGGGGACACCAGCCGCCCCCCCCGCCGCCACCCTCTTCGAACGGCAAGGCCTCCGCCTCCTTCGCCCGTTCCTTCGGCGTCTACTTCCCCCGCGCCTCCGCCCAGGTCCAGCCCCGACCGCCCGACGTTGCCGAGCTGCTCCGCCTCGTGGAGGAGCTCCAGGAGAAGGAGTCCCGCCTCCGCACCCAGCTCCTGGAGCAGAAGCTCCTCAAGGAGACCGTCGCCATCGTCCCTTTCCTCGAGAAGGAGATCGCCGCCAGGGGCGAGGAGCTTGCGCGCGCCGCCGAAAAGATCGAGCGCCTCGAGGCGGAGAACCGGGCGCTGCGGGACGAAGTCGAGACCTTGAGCTCCAAGATGCGGAGCGGCGAGGAGGAGAGCCGGCGCAGGGAGAAAAGGATCAGGGATCTGGAGACGGAGTTGGGGGAGCTGAAGAAAGCGTCCACGGAGCAGAGCAATGGCGAATCGCGGCGACTCTGCGCGCGGACGGGGGAGATGGACGACTGCTCGTCGTCGCAGAGGTTCCAAAACCTCATCGATGTGTCGGCGAGATCAAATCTTTCCAAGAGCATGAGAAAAGCCCCCAGATCCACGGACATTGGTCCGGGTCAAGAGGTCCAGAAGCCGGAGAGCAGAGATCCCAGAACGGAAGAAGGCGAAGGAGAAGCGGCGTCTCGACCAGCTCGGGGCGGCGAGAAAGAAGATGCATTGAAACCCCGAGCTCCTAGGGTTCCGAAACCCCCTCCGACGCCGTCCATCTCCTGTAACTCCacctcatcttcttcttcgtcgtcgtctACAACCTCCGAGACCACGTCCGGCGtccccacgggcagaggcactaGCTTGGCGAGCCTGCCGCCGATCCCGCCGCCTGCCCCTGCCGTCGGATCCCCGGTGACCGGTTGCCCCAGGCCccctccgccgcctccgcctcccccGCCGCCATCGAAGGGGTCGAGATTGGTGGCGGCGAGCGTGAGGCGGGTGCCGGAAGTGGTGGAGTTCTACCACTCCCTGATGCGGCGTGACTCCAAGAGGGAGCCCGGCGGCGTAGCGCCGGACGTGACCCCTGCGTCTTCTGCGGCGGCTGCCAACGCGCGCGACATGATTGGCGAGATCGAGAACCGCTCCGCTCACCTCCTGGCC ATAAAGACAGACGTGGAGACGCAGGGCGACTTCATTAGGTTCTTAATCAAGGAAGTGGAGCATGCGGCCTTCACCAACGTCGAAGACGTGGTCGCCTTCGTCAAATGGCTGGACGACGAGCTCTCCTTCCTG GTGGACGAGAGGGCGGTGCTGAAGCACTTCGAGTGGCCGGAGCACAAGGCGGACGCCATGCGCGAGGCGGCCTTCGGCTACTGCGACCTGAAGAAGCTGGTGTCCGAGGCGTCGTCGTTCCGCGACGACCCTCGCCAACCCTGCGCTTCGGCCCTCAAGAAGATGCAGGCGCTCTTAGAAAA ACTGGAGCAAGGGGTGTTCAACCTGTCACGCGTGCGCGAGGGCGCGACGAAGCGGTACAGGGGGTTTGGTATTCCTTGGGAATGGATGCTGGAGAGCGGATACGTTAATCAG ATCAAGTTGGCATCAGTGAAGTTGGCAATGAAGTACATGAAAAGAGTTTCCTCAGAACTGGAGAACATAGCAGGCAGCCCTGAAGAGGAGGAGCTCATGCTTCAGGGTGTCCGATTTGCCTTCAGAGTGCACCAG TTTGCAGGAGGTTTCGATGTAGAAACCATGCGAGCATTCCAGGAACTGAAGGACAAAGCTCACAGTCTCCGGTTACAGAGcccacaccaccaccaccacaagctCTATTGCAG CTGTAGACATGGCAATTTCGGTGACTGCCACGCCAATGGTTTCCAGTAG
- the LOC103968884 gene encoding protein INCREASED PETAL GROWTH ANISOTROPY 1 isoform X3 produces the protein MVAGKVKAAMGFQRSPATPKAETPRRSSSSPASHHKPSAASAGGHQPPPPPPPSSNGKASASFARSFGVYFPRASAQVQPRPPDVAELLRLVEELQEKESRLRTQLLEQKLLKETVAIVPFLEKEIAARGEELARAAEKIERLEAENRALRDEVETLSSKMRSGEEESRRREKRIRDLETELGELKKASTEQSNGESRRLCARTGEMDDCSSSQRFQNLIDVSARSNLSKSMRKAPRSTDIGPGQEVQKPESRDPRTEEGEGEAASRPARGGEKEDALKPRAPRVPKPPPTPSISCNSTSSSSSSSSTTSETTSGVPTGRGTSLASLPPIPPPAPAVGSPVTGCPRPPPPPPPPPPPSKGSRLVAASVRRVPEVVEFYHSLMRRDSKREPGGVAPDVTPASSAAAANARDMIGEIENRSAHLLAIKTDVETQGDFIRFLIKEVEHAAFTNVEDVVAFVKWLDDELSFLVDERAVLKHFEWPEHKADAMREAAFGYCDLKKLVSEASSFRDDPRQPCASALKKMQALLEKLEQGVFNLSRVREGATKRYRGFGIPWEWMLESGYVNQIKLASVKLAMKYMKRVSSELENIAGSPEEEELMLQGVRFAFRVHQFAGGFDVETMRAFQELKDKAHSLRLQSPHHHHHKLYCRSTSR, from the exons ATGGTCGCGGGCAAGGTGAAGGCCGCCATGGGATTCCAGCGCAGCCCCGCTACCCCCAAGGCGGAGACGCCCCGGCGGTCGTCTTCCTCCCCGGCTTCCCACCACAAGCCGTCGGCGGCGTCGGCCGGGGGACACCAGCCGCCCCCCCCGCCGCCACCCTCTTCGAACGGCAAGGCCTCCGCCTCCTTCGCCCGTTCCTTCGGCGTCTACTTCCCCCGCGCCTCCGCCCAGGTCCAGCCCCGACCGCCCGACGTTGCCGAGCTGCTCCGCCTCGTGGAGGAGCTCCAGGAGAAGGAGTCCCGCCTCCGCACCCAGCTCCTGGAGCAGAAGCTCCTCAAGGAGACCGTCGCCATCGTCCCTTTCCTCGAGAAGGAGATCGCCGCCAGGGGCGAGGAGCTTGCGCGCGCCGCCGAAAAGATCGAGCGCCTCGAGGCGGAGAACCGGGCGCTGCGGGACGAAGTCGAGACCTTGAGCTCCAAGATGCGGAGCGGCGAGGAGGAGAGCCGGCGCAGGGAGAAAAGGATCAGGGATCTGGAGACGGAGTTGGGGGAGCTGAAGAAAGCGTCCACGGAGCAGAGCAATGGCGAATCGCGGCGACTCTGCGCGCGGACGGGGGAGATGGACGACTGCTCGTCGTCGCAGAGGTTCCAAAACCTCATCGATGTGTCGGCGAGATCAAATCTTTCCAAGAGCATGAGAAAAGCCCCCAGATCCACGGACATTGGTCCGGGTCAAGAGGTCCAGAAGCCGGAGAGCAGAGATCCCAGAACGGAAGAAGGCGAAGGAGAAGCGGCGTCTCGACCAGCTCGGGGCGGCGAGAAAGAAGATGCATTGAAACCCCGAGCTCCTAGGGTTCCGAAACCCCCTCCGACGCCGTCCATCTCCTGTAACTCCacctcatcttcttcttcgtcgtcgtctACAACCTCCGAGACCACGTCCGGCGtccccacgggcagaggcactaGCTTGGCGAGCCTGCCGCCGATCCCGCCGCCTGCCCCTGCCGTCGGATCCCCGGTGACCGGTTGCCCCAGGCCccctccgccgcctccgcctcccccGCCGCCATCGAAGGGGTCGAGATTGGTGGCGGCGAGCGTGAGGCGGGTGCCGGAAGTGGTGGAGTTCTACCACTCCCTGATGCGGCGTGACTCCAAGAGGGAGCCCGGCGGCGTAGCGCCGGACGTGACCCCTGCGTCTTCTGCGGCGGCTGCCAACGCGCGCGACATGATTGGCGAGATCGAGAACCGCTCCGCTCACCTCCTGGCC ATAAAGACAGACGTGGAGACGCAGGGCGACTTCATTAGGTTCTTAATCAAGGAAGTGGAGCATGCGGCCTTCACCAACGTCGAAGACGTGGTCGCCTTCGTCAAATGGCTGGACGACGAGCTCTCCTTCCTG GTGGACGAGAGGGCGGTGCTGAAGCACTTCGAGTGGCCGGAGCACAAGGCGGACGCCATGCGCGAGGCGGCCTTCGGCTACTGCGACCTGAAGAAGCTGGTGTCCGAGGCGTCGTCGTTCCGCGACGACCCTCGCCAACCCTGCGCTTCGGCCCTCAAGAAGATGCAGGCGCTCTTAGAAAA ACTGGAGCAAGGGGTGTTCAACCTGTCACGCGTGCGCGAGGGCGCGACGAAGCGGTACAGGGGGTTTGGTATTCCTTGGGAATGGATGCTGGAGAGCGGATACGTTAATCAG ATCAAGTTGGCATCAGTGAAGTTGGCAATGAAGTACATGAAAAGAGTTTCCTCAGAACTGGAGAACATAGCAGGCAGCCCTGAAGAGGAGGAGCTCATGCTTCAGGGTGTCCGATTTGCCTTCAGAGTGCACCAG TTTGCAGGAGGTTTCGATGTAGAAACCATGCGAGCATTCCAGGAACTGAAGGACAAAGCTCACAGTCTCCGGTTACAGAGcccacaccaccaccaccacaagctCTATTGCAGGTCTACATCTCGCTAG